Genomic window (Papilio machaon chromosome 12, ilPapMach1.1, whole genome shotgun sequence):
AAGCAGTACAACAGTTCATTTCATACCATCATCAGTAACAGTTCCTCCTACTAGTTGTCACCAGTCTCTAACCGCGGTGCTAGGTCGTGGCCGCGTCTGTCGTGGAGATCTTCTGTTCAATGAGGAATTTGATAAGAACAATATCAAAGATTTATCAAATTGGATGCCAGAAGTTATGTTTCCGCAGGAACCTGTCAGTAcagttttttttgcaaatgtCATATCTGATATATTGTTTTTCCCGAACATAGACATGAATTTTGACCTCATTTTACTATGAACACGACGtccaagtttttttattgataaaacaaattaaaaaaaattgctattgATTgagtatatgtttttattagtattgTCCCAAGACAGTTTAAATaacctttataatataataatatttgagtTAAAcagaaacaaacatttaaattatgaaaaattttcATCATTTTACATCATTTTTGTCTTCTCCCTGCTTACTGTGGGCCACGAATAATTGTGtaatcgccatcgtatcatCGTCGTCAATAATGTCAAAAGAATAAGATTTCTGGTTATTGTGGCAGCACCGGCCCCGGTATTGAGTGGCCAGTGCGCATCGCGCAATCTTctttgtacatacatatttcttttttttactcttGTCATTATTCATGtcttctattaaaaaaaattcattgtgAGTTTTCTCATCagcaaaaatagttttttccaTTTTGCTATCGAAGAAATCATCAACGTAAACACTGGTATACTTTACGCCCGACagggcgctgcacaaattttatcaattacgATACGATGGcaattttcacaaataatcgtgctaggcccactggtcgctttacttattttcaaatttgataacaaaatcTGGCAAGACATTGTTAATATGTGACCTCTTTTGATTTCTACAATcataaatattctaaaatcaATGAATTTAGTCTGGTTATTACCGTTCTTTTAATCTTTGTTTACTATTGCAACTGGTAAAACCAGAAGAATATAACGGAATATAATATTGCTCATAAAATGTAGTTTAATTACTTGATTTAATGTTCATTTACTCATACTGCTCATTAAGAATGTGATAACATTCATTAATATGTTTCTTAGGTTAATATGAATATGAATCAGAATTTCTTCTGTGCATTTTAAATGCCAATGAACGATTGAGTTCAATAGCAATTGTCGTTAATAAATTTGCTGataaatctttatatatatgtatatactagctgtcgcccacgttTCCGTCCGTGCggcattaaaaacataataaataacctaagtgttcttccagactatgttctacatctatgccaaatttcatcaagatccgttttgtagttccggagataccttcaaacaaacatccatccaattACACATTTGCACttgtattattagtaagataagctAGGAAACCGCTTTTATagacaaaaaatgtaactaacTATAATCGCCTATGATTTTTTcatagatgaaaaaaaattgacttcaTCCGGAGCAAACGACCAAAGAAATATCTTtcacataaatatagttaaatgcTTACAACAAAACACTCACTCACTGTCACGTAAAACGTGTTCGTgcatataataatttgaaacataaccttttactaatattataaattcgaatgtttagatggatggatagatgtttgttacaaggtatcttcagaacggctgcatagaTCTAGAtgtttggtatagatgtagaaccatagtctggaagaacacataggctaaagatttttttaatttcgcacggacggaggtgcggtcgacagctagtcttttaacattgcatatttataaatgcattatttatgtacattttcaGGATTATCCTTTCAACGTGTATCTAGCTGATGGGACACTGAGACTCGAAAATGGAATGCTAATCATTTCTCCAGTACTTTTAGAGACGAAATATCACGCGGGAATTTTAAGTGGTACCCTAGATCTGACTAATACGTAAGTATTCTTTGGCCATTGAAAGTAACCAGCCTGACAGTTTATAGCAAGGAGGTTTTATTCGTAactaatatctatatatataaaagaaagtcgtgttagttacaccatttataactcaggaacggctgaatctatttgactgaaaattggtgggctacctgcccaccaattttacgggcaggtagcttagaaccaggaaacggacataggatcatttttaccccgttttctattttttattccgcgcggacggagtcgcgggaaaaagctagtttaattttaaaaaaaaattaaacggtaacataaattaaaatactttttatggttttcattttatgtaaaaactaattgtcgcccgcaactccgtccgctcggcatttaaaaaaataatagttattagtagtgatgcaacggatgtctgtttccgtttccgcaagtgcggaagttccgcacgcttttcaacatccgtttctgcttctgtttccgcaacttttataacggagataaaacggaactttacgacggctgagagatccaaatgcgcggcgcgagacgcgcagtccgtgcgcgggctttcggcacttgtcgcatttgtttgtttacgtactttttaatcgtacgtaatattttctgctgctgtttgaaacaatcagtttctcttgctggagtaaactgtctagttgttgtccatataaaatttgacaactggcaaaatgtgactatttcatacttacgagttattaaatgtacttttgaataagtgataaccatgtaatatatcatcatcattattatcatcaggtcactatacatccccactgaggcgctcggagcctaccccagattaggggtgactaggccatagtcaaccacactggcccagagcgggttgacttcacacatatcattggatttttctcagatatgtgcaggcagaatcactatgttttccttcaccgtaagaacttcggataaatgtacatacgtaaatcgaaaaacacattggtacatggcgggattcgaacccaggccctgcagattgcaagtcaagtgccacgagccaccgacgcctaataattatatctttttctaatctagattaggtgtatttgatacttaacacattcactgtttacaaaataaaaaaaggtaacagctgggagccaaaactttttatggtgaatttttatttagtatctgggaatgtttgaacatataattatttcaataaaaaaacacattttttgcatttgagcgctagggatggcaatgggttagttcactaatatgtagatatttgttccacgatcgcatttctgtgtactaatatgttacaagattttgacaaagtcaagtttttcatcaaattccaaaatattgagtaaaacatgtaaggatactgATCAAAACAAGCTTTTATCTTCTTGGTTCAAGATCTtctaacatttcatacacacccacacatTCACACGCGTATAcacatacacatacacacacatacaggacatacatatatttaaaaaatatacatacagaACATAAAGTTCAGActtagcttcatgtgatacaagatgtttgtatgtttgcctccgtacgaacATGGTACTAATCACTATaacactgtaagaatgaaactaatactcattttcgttagttgactatattgccagagtggccacacaaagcaacatggactcgcttcaaacgccggcggcttactggctactacaaagtgaacgggcccctcgctcggatccgagggggaggcgctgctactaatagctctgcccactcggatccgagtggtcaccagtgaatgtattaataaagaaacatatttgtaaaatggttttaatatttaaaagcctcCGTTTGttaacacgtattttaacttattgcagcacagtaaaaatacatacattgaaggacaccgatatccaatgccttaataaattaaaaacaaatacaaactgtttttaccaaaaaaaaaaatgtaaacatgtttttttttcatattatttacacttctgtttccgcatccgtttccgtttccgtttctgctaaaatttatttttgacatctgtttccgtttctggttccgctaagacacttccgttgcatcactagttattagcctatgtgtccttaCAGactatatgccaaatttcatctagatccgctgagccgttctggagatatacatccatctaaacattagcatttatattattagcaGGACGAAAAAAGGAAACTGgaagtttcatttataaatgttcatGTGACTTAGTTTCTTCATCAAAATTCTTGACATAATCTCAGATCTAAAAGACTTGTACGATTCAAGGCAGGATATGAAGCTACCTCGTCAAAGTTAATCGAAGAGAAACGCTTATAAGGATGTTTTTACggctcttttatttttttttaatttcaatttcagtTGCACCGGCATGATCGGCACCTGGGAATGTTCTCGAACAGCGTCTGGAGCACAGATCTTGCCTCCAGTTGCAACTGGAAAAATAACAagcaaaaataagtttaattttaaatatggaagAGTTGAAATTCGCGCAAAACTACCGGCTGGAAGTTGGTTATTACCAGGTAAAAATAACCATGGTTCTTgtaatgtcaataaaatttgtgaagttaagaaattatacaaattataaaaaaaaaattgaattaattaattaagaaacggcttaactcacgtttgatcgtccggtgacggcaccgactagtttcgactAGTAGACTCGCACtggtgcgagacgcgacgcgaccgcgaagtcttcggattaaacactcgccctgaagatggacccccgatgggtccgaaactagtcggtgccgtcaccggacgatcaaacgtgagttaagccgtttcttaattaattaattatgatgtctcacgaaagtttaaacaatttaaaaatttgaatgcaaaataaattgtaacattatttttcagaaataaaCTTGGAACCACGTGATAATACTTACGGTAAAACAAACTACGTATCTGGTCTAATAAGAATAGCGTTTGCAAAAGGAAATGCTGTTTACGCTAAAAAGTTGAACGGTGGACCGATTTTATCCGACTTGGAACCTTACAGATCTTTTAATATGAAGAGTAAAATCGGAATAACCAACTGGAACAAAGATTTCCACAATTACAGCTTAGTGTGGAAACCAGGTAAGGGttctatacaaataataaaaagccgtctctatgttattttataaatattattattgtgaaagttgagatggatgtttgttagaagatatatccggaacggcttaacggatcttgatgaaatttgacaaagatgtagcctggaagaatatataggctattaattaagtttttttttgattccgcgtttggagtcgcgggcgacagctagtagaaaagtaaaatcatatttcgtgcatatgttatattaagaaaaaaaattttaacaatttttgtctgtccgtCTGTTTGTCCGCTGGTCGTCGCGTTCATTCTTAAACGGCTAGGATCGATTTTAACGATATACTGAAAAGTAGCTTATACAAAAGCTATTTTGAGGGGAGTAACATAGGGTTAGCTTAAGGGCTTGCTATGGCAGGTACATTGCCGCGCATACAGattcaaaaatacttaataacatTCCAGATCGTTTGGAGTTTTACGTCGATGGAGATATGTATGGGACAGTTGACCCCGGTGAAGGGTTTTACAACAGCGCAAATCAGAATGGTGTTACACAAGCCTGGCATTGGGTACAAGGGACAGTTTTGGCACCGTTGGATCAaatggtaataataattattatacttaatACGCTGGTGCCGCGACCCAAAATgggtcttggcctccgacacaagagatcAACAGTGTCACCTGTCAGTTGACTTCTTGGAGACATTGCTGGTCCAGTTCCACGGCATCTTTTTGGAAGGATGTTGAGGCGATAGTTTCAGCAATTAGCTATCTTCGACTACAGAATATTCGGATGCATTGTACAGTAGTCTAATTACATAGACTTGATTGTTAATTACATCCTACCATTAATGTGCAATGACTCAAGAGAGGAGTTAGCAAAACGAGCACAGTTTAGGTTGGTTTTGGTCCTGGCATATTTTTTTCCACATTTTTGTTCTTGTTGAATAAGTTTATCTGTACTGTTATAGTTCTACGTATCCCTTGGCCTACGTGTTGGTGGCATTAATGACTTCGATGATACCAAAGATGCAGAGATTAAGCCCTGGAAGAATGGTGGTAGGAAGGCAATGTACGATTTCTGGACATCGAAAGACGCCTGGTTTCCTACTTGGTACAACGCTGATATGAAAATTGATTACGTCAGGGTTTATGccttgtaacaaaataaataacatttaaatataggtctaatataatttataaatcatttaaacgtttaatttaCCCGTATTCCTTCAGTTAATAAGGCTTAAGGTTGTAAGAAGCCATTTTCACTAAGATGTTGCTGTCTTCCAGAGCAATGGATTGTATTAATAGAGTAATCTCTcttattttattggaaaaaaacatagacaTGTAATAATACAAGTGTCGCAGCAGTGGAATTTCACAGTAGCACAATTTCAGTTCACAATAGCCGCGTGCGGCTTGTTGCTTAGTGGAAATTCTTGGAATTCC
Coding sequences:
- the LOC106710451 gene encoding beta-1,3-glucan-binding protein-like, translating into MSWSSADVMSGTYIIHLMLALFIYSSGLVEAYTVPPAKLEAIYPRGLRVSIPDDGFTLFAFHGNLNVEMEGLEAGQWARDITKVKNGRWTFRDRNAELKLGDKIYFWTYVIKNGLGYRQDNGEWTVTEFVNEDGTPVDPNNLPASTSSTTVHFIPSSVTVPPTSCHQSLTAVLGRGRVCRGDLLFNEEFDKNNIKDLSNWMPEVMFPQEPDYPFNVYLADGTLRLENGMLIISPVLLETKYHAGILSGTLDLTNTCTGMIGTWECSRTASGAQILPPVATGKITSKNKFNFKYGRVEIRAKLPAGSWLLPEINLEPRDNTYGKTNYVSGLIRIAFAKGNAVYAKKLNGGPILSDLEPYRSFNMKSKIGITNWNKDFHNYSLVWKPDRLEFYVDGDMYGTVDPGEGFYNSANQNGVTQAWHWVQGTVLAPLDQMFYVSLGLRVGGINDFDDTKDAEIKPWKNGGRKAMYDFWTSKDAWFPTWYNADMKIDYVRVYAL